One segment of Micromonospora parathelypteridis DNA contains the following:
- the fdh gene encoding formate dehydrogenase, translating into MGLRTFIEGWPVYRQLTGTDPLGRGAAAKSAGSRALTARTEDADSVARSVCPYCAVGCGQRVFVKDGQVSQIEGDPDSPISRGRLCPKGSASKSLVTSPLRQTKVRYRRPYSTQWEDLELDTALDMIADRMLAAREQTWEDVDTQGRPLNRTLGFSSLGGATLDNEENYLIKKLFTAMGALQIENQARIUHSATVPGLGASFGRGGATDFQQDIANSDVIVIQGSNMAEAHPVGFQWVMEAKRRGAKVFHVDPRFTRTSALADSYLPIRAGTDIALLGGVVRYILENELDFREYVLSYTNAATIVSAEFSDTEDGDGFFSGFDPETGTYVQDSWQYEGHEGSSGSGHTAQERDSAAGLAHESHGAHVGGQTRRDETLQHPRCVYQILKRHFSRYTPEMVERVCGIPQDKFLELAQAWTANSGRERTGMLIYSVGWTQHSVGVQYIRTGAIIQLLLGNMGRPGGGIMALRGHASIQGSTDIPTLFNLLPGYLPMPHHAEHPTFDEWVDSIRHPGQKGFWGNARSFAASLLKAYWGDAATPENDYCYGYLPRLTGDHGTYQQVLDMIDGKIKGYFLLGQNPAVGSAHGRAQRLGMANLDWLVVRDLFEIESATFWKNGPEVATGEIVPEECRTEVFFLPAASHVEKEGTFTQTQRLLQWREKAVEPPGDARSELWFFYHLGRRLREKLAGSKLPRDRALLDLTWDYPTHGPHAEPSAESVLREINGYDVATGRPLSSFAEARADGSTAIGCWIYTGVYADGVNQAARRRSRHEQDWVAAEWGWAWPANRRMLYNRASADPDGNPWSERKRYVWWDAEKAEWTGHDVPDFEKTKPPSYRPPPGASGTEGLAGDDPFIMQGDGKGWLYAPSGVLDGPLPTHYEPVESPVRNPFYGQQANPTRKMYAHPVNSVNPSPPEEHSQVFPYVFTVSRLTEHHTAGGMSRTVSPLAELQPEMFVEVSPELAVERGLDHLGWAHLVTARAAIEAKVLVTDRLTPLRVDDRIIHQVWLPYHFGFEGLVTGDSANDLFGISLDPNVLIQESKVGTCDVRPGRRPTGRDLLDLVTDYRRRAGTVPGQHAPAVTTDSAGEEHGAS; encoded by the coding sequence ATGGGTCTGCGTACCTTCATTGAGGGTTGGCCGGTTTACCGGCAGCTCACCGGCACTGACCCGCTGGGCCGGGGTGCCGCGGCCAAGTCCGCCGGATCCCGTGCGCTCACCGCCCGTACCGAGGACGCCGACAGTGTGGCCCGTTCGGTGTGCCCGTACTGCGCGGTGGGGTGTGGTCAGCGGGTGTTCGTCAAGGACGGGCAGGTCAGTCAGATCGAGGGTGATCCGGACAGCCCGATCTCGCGGGGTCGGCTGTGTCCGAAGGGTTCGGCGAGCAAGAGTCTGGTGACCAGTCCGCTGCGGCAGACGAAGGTCCGTTACCGCCGGCCGTACTCGACGCAGTGGGAGGACCTGGAGCTCGACACCGCGCTCGACATGATTGCTGACCGGATGCTCGCGGCGCGTGAGCAGACCTGGGAGGACGTCGACACGCAGGGCCGGCCGCTCAACCGGACGCTGGGTTTCTCCAGCCTGGGTGGGGCGACGCTGGACAACGAGGAGAACTACCTCATCAAGAAGTTGTTCACCGCGATGGGGGCACTTCAGATCGAGAACCAGGCCCGTATTTGACACTCCGCCACCGTCCCCGGTCTGGGGGCCAGCTTCGGTCGTGGCGGTGCGACGGACTTCCAGCAGGACATCGCCAACTCTGACGTCATCGTCATCCAGGGTTCGAACATGGCCGAGGCCCATCCGGTGGGTTTCCAGTGGGTGATGGAGGCCAAGCGCCGCGGGGCGAAGGTCTTCCACGTCGACCCACGGTTCACCCGGACCAGCGCGCTGGCTGACTCGTACCTGCCGATCCGGGCGGGCACGGACATCGCGCTGCTCGGCGGGGTGGTGCGCTACATCCTCGAAAACGAGTTGGACTTCCGGGAGTACGTGTTGTCGTACACCAACGCGGCGACGATCGTCAGCGCCGAGTTCAGCGACACCGAGGACGGCGACGGCTTCTTCTCCGGGTTCGACCCGGAGACCGGCACGTATGTGCAGGACAGTTGGCAGTACGAGGGGCACGAGGGCTCGTCCGGCAGCGGGCACACCGCCCAGGAGCGGGACAGCGCCGCGGGCCTGGCGCACGAGTCGCACGGCGCGCATGTGGGCGGGCAGACCCGGCGCGACGAGACGTTGCAGCATCCGCGCTGCGTCTACCAGATCCTCAAGCGACACTTCTCCCGCTACACGCCGGAGATGGTCGAGCGGGTCTGTGGGATTCCGCAGGACAAGTTCCTGGAGCTGGCCCAGGCCTGGACGGCGAACTCCGGTCGGGAACGCACCGGAATGCTGATCTACTCGGTCGGTTGGACGCAGCACAGTGTGGGTGTGCAGTACATCCGCACCGGGGCGATCATCCAGCTGTTGCTGGGCAACATGGGTCGGCCGGGCGGCGGCATCATGGCGTTGCGCGGACACGCCAGCATCCAGGGCTCGACCGACATTCCGACGCTGTTCAACCTGCTGCCCGGCTATCTGCCGATGCCGCACCACGCCGAGCACCCGACCTTCGACGAGTGGGTGGACAGCATCCGGCACCCGGGGCAGAAGGGGTTCTGGGGCAACGCGCGGTCGTTCGCGGCCAGCCTGCTCAAGGCGTACTGGGGTGATGCGGCGACACCGGAGAACGACTACTGCTACGGCTACCTACCCCGGCTGACCGGTGATCACGGGACGTACCAGCAGGTGCTCGACATGATCGACGGCAAGATCAAGGGGTACTTCCTGCTGGGCCAGAACCCGGCGGTCGGCTCGGCGCACGGTCGGGCGCAGCGGCTGGGCATGGCCAACCTCGACTGGCTGGTGGTCCGGGACCTGTTCGAGATCGAGAGCGCCACGTTCTGGAAGAACGGCCCCGAGGTGGCCACCGGTGAGATCGTGCCGGAGGAGTGTCGTACGGAGGTGTTCTTCCTGCCCGCCGCCTCCCATGTGGAGAAGGAGGGGACGTTCACCCAGACACAGCGTCTGTTGCAGTGGCGGGAGAAAGCGGTCGAGCCGCCGGGTGACGCCCGCTCCGAGCTGTGGTTCTTCTACCACCTGGGGCGCAGGCTGCGGGAGAAGCTGGCCGGCTCGAAGCTGCCGCGCGACCGGGCGCTGCTCGACCTCACGTGGGACTACCCCACGCACGGTCCGCACGCGGAGCCGAGCGCCGAGTCGGTGCTGCGTGAGATCAACGGGTACGACGTGGCGACCGGCCGACCGCTGTCCAGTTTCGCCGAGGCCCGCGCGGACGGCTCCACCGCGATCGGCTGCTGGATCTACACCGGGGTGTACGCGGACGGTGTGAACCAGGCCGCCCGGCGCAGGTCCCGCCACGAGCAGGACTGGGTGGCCGCCGAGTGGGGTTGGGCCTGGCCGGCGAACCGCCGGATGCTCTACAACCGTGCCTCCGCCGACCCGGACGGCAATCCGTGGAGTGAGCGCAAGCGCTACGTCTGGTGGGATGCCGAGAAGGCCGAATGGACCGGCCACGACGTGCCGGACTTCGAGAAGACCAAACCGCCGTCGTACCGGCCGCCACCTGGCGCGTCCGGGACGGAGGGCCTCGCCGGCGACGACCCGTTCATCATGCAGGGCGACGGCAAGGGCTGGCTGTACGCTCCCAGCGGTGTCCTGGACGGCCCGCTGCCCACCCACTACGAGCCGGTGGAGTCGCCGGTGCGTAACCCGTTCTACGGGCAGCAGGCCAACCCGACCCGCAAGATGTACGCGCATCCGGTGAACTCGGTGAACCCGAGTCCGCCGGAGGAGCACAGCCAGGTCTTCCCGTACGTGTTCACGGTCAGCCGGCTCACCGAGCACCACACCGCCGGTGGGATGAGCCGAACGGTGAGCCCGTTGGCGGAGCTGCAACCGGAGATGTTCGTCGAGGTGTCGCCGGAGTTGGCGGTCGAACGCGGCCTCGACCACCTGGGCTGGGCTCATCTGGTCACCGCTCGGGCGGCCATCGAGGCGAAGGTGTTGGTGACGGATCGCCTCACTCCGCTGCGGGTCGACGACCGGATCATCCACCAGGTGTGGTTGCCGTACCACTTTGGTTTCGAGGGTCTGGTGACCGGCGACTCGGCCAACGACCTGTTCGGGATCAGCCTCGACCCGAACGTGCTGATCCAGGAGAGCAAGGTCGGTACCTGCGACGTCCGACCCGGGCGCCGCCCGACGGGCCGCGATCTGCTCGATCTGGTCACCGATTACCGGCGGCGTGCCGGGACCGTCCCGGGCCAGCATGCCCCGGCGGTCACCACCGACAGCGCGGGAGAGGAGCATGGTGCTTCCTGA
- a CDS encoding alpha/beta fold hydrolase: MRGFFAVAGRRLSYLDFGGPGTPVLALHGHYNEASAWAPLAEALAPQWRVIALDQRGHGESDRAESYERDDYVADVAAFHQHLGVGPVALLGHSLGGVNAYQYAARHADQVTALIVEDIGAVVEVDWVFTTKLTRHAPSREALASASGAMAPYLERSFRQTEDGWGLSFDIEDTVASQQALDGDHWEDWESVSSPTLLIRGTRSDGLTAAHAREMIARHTGQASLVELPTGHVVHQDAPVEFAAAVRAFLGSS; the protein is encoded by the coding sequence ATGCGTGGGTTCTTCGCGGTTGCGGGTCGGCGGCTTTCGTACCTGGACTTTGGTGGTCCGGGTACCCCGGTCCTGGCTCTGCACGGGCACTACAACGAGGCGTCGGCATGGGCGCCGCTGGCTGAGGCGCTGGCACCGCAGTGGCGGGTGATCGCACTCGATCAGCGTGGGCATGGAGAGTCGGACCGCGCCGAGAGTTATGAGCGGGACGACTATGTTGCCGACGTCGCCGCCTTTCACCAGCATCTGGGAGTCGGCCCCGTGGCGCTCCTGGGCCACTCACTGGGCGGAGTGAACGCCTACCAGTACGCCGCCCGGCACGCGGACCAGGTCACCGCGCTGATCGTCGAGGACATCGGCGCGGTTGTGGAGGTCGACTGGGTGTTCACCACCAAACTCACCCGCCACGCGCCATCCCGCGAGGCGCTGGCCTCGGCCTCGGGCGCGATGGCCCCCTACCTGGAGCGCTCCTTCCGGCAGACGGAGGACGGCTGGGGCTTGTCGTTCGACATCGAGGACACGGTGGCATCCCAGCAGGCACTCGACGGAGACCACTGGGAGGACTGGGAATCGGTGAGCAGCCCCACCCTTCTGATCCGGGGAACGCGCAGCGACGGACTGACGGCTGCGCACGCTCGCGAGATGATCGCCCGTCATACCGGCCAGGCCAGTCTTGTCGAGCTGCCCACCGGTCACGTCGTGCACCAGGACGCTCCGGTGGAGTTCGCCGCTGCTGTCCGCGCCTTTCTGGGATCGTCCTGA
- a CDS encoding nucleotidyl transferase AbiEii/AbiGii toxin family protein produces the protein MIGPHLHEFYREVARVALTAAGPYRFVLGGGVAWAAHGLVARPTEDVDLFADVEGAAAAASAKVRVALEQAGFIVSDADPDSELHELFDGYEQDMKDFVVSRDGRQIRLSLARLDRQQSPVVMDLGPVMDVRDLVANKIAALVNRREVRDFIDVAAALEHYDVTELLVLARQVDPVLDPADVRAAGRYLDRLPDQRFGRYGLGTADVAQIRHRFAAWPR, from the coding sequence GTGATCGGCCCTCATCTGCACGAGTTCTACCGGGAGGTGGCCCGGGTGGCGCTGACCGCTGCCGGGCCGTACCGGTTCGTGTTGGGTGGCGGGGTGGCCTGGGCGGCGCACGGTCTGGTCGCCCGCCCGACGGAGGACGTCGACCTGTTCGCAGACGTGGAGGGCGCCGCCGCGGCAGCGTCCGCCAAGGTACGGGTTGCCCTGGAGCAGGCCGGGTTCATCGTGAGCGATGCCGACCCGGACAGTGAGCTGCACGAGCTGTTCGACGGGTACGAGCAGGACATGAAGGACTTCGTGGTGAGCCGTGATGGACGGCAGATCCGGCTCAGCCTCGCCCGACTGGACCGCCAGCAGAGTCCCGTGGTGATGGACCTGGGCCCGGTGATGGACGTCCGTGACCTGGTGGCCAACAAGATCGCGGCGTTGGTCAACCGGCGGGAGGTCCGCGACTTCATCGACGTGGCGGCGGCGCTGGAGCACTACGACGTGACCGAGTTGTTGGTGCTGGCACGGCAGGTCGACCCCGTACTGGATCCGGCGGACGTCCGGGCCGCCGGCCGCTACCTGGACCGGCTGCCCGACCAGCGCTTCGGCCGCTATGGCCTGGGCACCGCCGACGTCGCCCAGATCCGGCACCGCTTCGCCGCCTGGCCGCGCTGA
- a CDS encoding bifunctional metallophosphatase/5'-nucleotidase produces MTSPSGPSRRQVLVAAAAAASAPLIAAAPAQAAGPARPRTWDLTLLGTSDTHGNVYNWDYYRDAEYDDSKQNDIGVAKLATLINQIRRERRGKATLVLDAGDTIQGTPLATYYAKQEPITATGEKHPMARAMNVIDYDAVTLGNHEFNYGLPLLDLWIRQLGFPALAANAVNAKTGKPAFLPYVIKKVSLGFAAPTLRVGILGLTNPGVAIWDKGNVEGKLRFDDMVATAAKWVPIMRARGADLVLISAHGGDSGTSSYGPELPNENPVALIAQQVPGIDAILFGHAHNEVVERFVTNERTGAQVLLSEPSKWGQRLTRMDFTLTRERGRWTITKKAATMLNTNTVAEDPKVLAAVRAQHKKTVAYVNQVVAQSTVELSAAESRYRDTPILDFINHVQTEVVGAALAGTAYADLPVLSIAAPFSRTAVFPAGDVKIRDVAGLYVYDNTLEAVVLSGAEVRAYLEYSAKFFRTLAPGATVDPEQISDPAVPDYNYDVFSGVDYDIDISKPVGQRITRLVLAGTDTPVADNAQFVVAVNNYRRSGGGNFPGIVKTQVYNAQQEIRQLLIDWAQAKGTINPDDFFQPNWRLVREGVPVF; encoded by the coding sequence ATGACCTCTCCCTCCGGCCCGTCGCGCCGTCAGGTGCTCGTCGCCGCGGCGGCGGCAGCCTCCGCCCCGCTGATCGCCGCCGCACCCGCGCAGGCGGCCGGTCCGGCCCGTCCCCGCACCTGGGACCTCACCCTTCTGGGCACGTCGGACACGCACGGCAACGTCTACAACTGGGACTACTACCGCGACGCCGAGTACGACGACAGCAAGCAGAACGACATCGGCGTCGCGAAGCTGGCGACCCTGATCAACCAGATCCGTCGGGAGCGGCGCGGCAAGGCGACGCTGGTGCTCGACGCCGGCGACACCATTCAGGGCACGCCGCTGGCCACCTACTACGCCAAGCAGGAGCCGATCACCGCCACCGGGGAGAAGCACCCGATGGCGCGGGCGATGAACGTCATCGACTACGACGCGGTGACGCTGGGCAACCACGAGTTCAACTACGGTCTGCCGTTGCTGGACCTGTGGATCCGTCAGCTCGGCTTTCCGGCGCTCGCCGCGAACGCGGTCAACGCGAAGACCGGCAAGCCGGCCTTCCTGCCGTACGTCATCAAGAAGGTCTCCCTCGGTTTCGCGGCGCCGACCCTGCGGGTCGGCATCCTGGGGCTGACCAACCCCGGTGTGGCCATTTGGGACAAGGGCAACGTCGAGGGCAAGCTGCGCTTCGACGACATGGTGGCGACGGCCGCGAAGTGGGTGCCGATCATGCGGGCCCGCGGCGCGGACCTCGTACTGATCTCCGCCCACGGCGGCGACAGCGGCACCTCCAGCTACGGCCCGGAGTTGCCGAACGAGAACCCGGTGGCGCTGATCGCCCAGCAGGTGCCGGGGATCGACGCGATCCTCTTCGGTCACGCGCACAACGAGGTGGTCGAGCGGTTCGTCACCAACGAGCGGACCGGCGCGCAGGTGCTGCTCTCCGAGCCGTCGAAGTGGGGCCAGCGGCTCACCCGGATGGACTTCACCCTCACTCGCGAGCGCGGCCGCTGGACGATCACCAAGAAGGCCGCGACCATGCTGAACACCAACACGGTGGCCGAGGACCCGAAGGTGCTCGCCGCCGTGCGGGCGCAGCACAAGAAGACCGTGGCGTACGTCAACCAGGTCGTCGCGCAGTCCACGGTGGAGTTGTCGGCCGCGGAGTCGCGGTACCGGGACACCCCGATCCTGGACTTCATCAACCACGTGCAGACCGAGGTCGTCGGCGCGGCGCTGGCCGGCACCGCGTACGCGGACCTGCCGGTGCTGTCGATCGCGGCGCCGTTCAGCCGTACCGCGGTCTTCCCTGCCGGTGACGTCAAGATCCGCGACGTGGCCGGCCTGTACGTGTACGACAACACGCTCGAGGCGGTCGTGCTCAGCGGCGCTGAGGTACGCGCGTACCTGGAGTACTCGGCGAAGTTCTTCCGCACCCTCGCCCCGGGCGCCACGGTCGACCCGGAGCAGATCAGCGACCCGGCGGTGCCGGACTACAACTACGACGTCTTCTCCGGCGTGGACTACGACATCGACATCTCGAAGCCGGTCGGCCAGCGGATCACCCGACTGGTGCTGGCCGGCACCGACACCCCGGTAGCCGACAACGCGCAGTTCGTGGTGGCGGTGAACAACTACCGGCGCAGCGGCGGTGGCAACTTCCCCGGCATCGTGAAGACGCAGGTCTACAACGCGCAGCAGGAGATCCGTCAGCTGCTCATCGACTGGGCGCAGGCCAAGGGGACGATCAACCCCGACGACTTCTTCCAGCCCAACTGGCGACTGGTACGCGAGGGCGTGCCGGTCTTCTGA
- a CDS encoding geranylgeranyl reductase family protein, which yields MIIWDLVVVGAGPAGLSAAHAAARAGVSTLVVERAAHPRYKTCGGGLIGTSLAAVQDRIEVPAHDRVDRVTFTRDGRREFTRRNDSPVVTMVRREEFDDRLRAAAVAAGAQMRERVAVRAIEQDPEGVRLRLADGTTIAARTVIGADGSSGVTARHVGVRYRQVDLGLELEIPVPPAEQERWRGRLLLDWGAMPGSYAWVFPKNDKLTVGVIAGRGAGEGTRDYLRQFVDRLGLTGLPAEHDSGHLTRCREEDSPLRNGRVLVVGDAAGLLEPWSREGISFALRSGELAGAAVAGGDLTGYERAVAEHLVPEMRAGFRLLDVFTRRPDVFHALLATPPGWRMFVQFCQGRASFDEMLRRRPIRAALAVLDRLPSPRRPTAIHPGS from the coding sequence GTGATCATTTGGGATCTCGTCGTCGTCGGCGCCGGCCCTGCCGGGCTCTCCGCGGCACACGCCGCTGCCCGCGCGGGTGTCTCCACCCTGGTTGTCGAGCGAGCCGCGCACCCGCGGTACAAGACCTGCGGCGGTGGTCTGATCGGCACCTCCCTGGCGGCCGTTCAGGATCGGATCGAGGTGCCGGCGCACGACCGGGTGGACCGTGTCACGTTCACCCGCGACGGCCGCCGGGAGTTCACCCGCCGCAACGACAGTCCAGTGGTGACCATGGTGCGCCGCGAGGAGTTCGACGACCGGCTGCGCGCGGCGGCGGTCGCCGCCGGCGCGCAGATGCGGGAGCGGGTCGCCGTCCGCGCGATCGAGCAGGACCCCGAGGGGGTACGCCTGCGGCTGGCCGACGGTACGACGATCGCGGCCCGCACGGTGATCGGGGCGGACGGTTCCTCGGGGGTGACCGCCCGGCATGTCGGGGTTCGGTACCGGCAGGTGGACCTGGGGCTGGAACTGGAGATTCCGGTGCCGCCCGCCGAGCAGGAGCGCTGGCGGGGGCGGCTGCTACTCGACTGGGGCGCGATGCCGGGCTCGTACGCCTGGGTCTTTCCCAAGAACGACAAGTTGACCGTCGGTGTGATCGCCGGTCGGGGCGCGGGGGAGGGGACCCGGGACTACCTGCGGCAGTTCGTCGACCGGCTGGGGCTGACCGGGTTGCCGGCGGAGCACGACTCCGGTCACCTGACCCGTTGCCGCGAGGAGGATTCGCCGCTGCGCAACGGCCGGGTGCTGGTGGTGGGGGATGCGGCGGGGCTGCTGGAGCCGTGGAGCCGGGAGGGCATCAGCTTCGCGTTGCGCTCCGGCGAGCTGGCGGGTGCGGCGGTGGCCGGCGGAGACCTGACCGGGTACGAGCGGGCGGTCGCCGAGCACCTGGTGCCCGAGATGCGGGCGGGGTTCCGGCTGCTCGACGTGTTCACCCGCCGGCCGGACGTGTTCCACGCCCTGTTGGCGACCCCGCCGGGCTGGCGGATGTTCGTCCAGTTCTGTCAGGGGCGGGCGAGCTTCGACGAGATGCTGCGACGCCGGCCGATCCGGGCTGCCCTGGCGGTGCTCGACCGGCTACCCAGTCCGCGCCGGCCCACTGCCATTCACCCAGGATCCTAG
- a CDS encoding MFS transporter: protein MSAAQTPQPVDEAEDRRRWQAVGVGLVAAFMTLLDVSIVNVAVPSIDRALHASSSDLQWILSGYALTFGLALVPAGRFGDARGRRNAFVFGIALFTLTSALAGLATSPTWLVIARLLQGAAAGIVNPQVIGLIQQLFRGPERARPFGLLGATIGISTAVGPLLGGLLIAIGGEDHGWRWVFFVNVPVGILAVILGWRLLPGRAAHQRGSHRLDPVGVLLLGVGVFLVLLPLVQEQQWHTPWKWALIPVGLAVLIAFGLWERRYARHHQPLFDLRLFSFQSYTLGSLIALVYFGGFTAIFFIFTLFLQMGLGYSALVAGLAITPFALGSAAASVLGGRIVNRFGRPLVGIGLLAVVVGLAATVVALRLAPDAPAPWVTAGPLLVAGIGSGLVIAPNQTLTLAEVPLPQAGSGAGMLQTGQRIGAAAGIAAVGSLFFSSVADSRGNWTMAFEKSLTLAAGIIALALIAALIDIVRSHKHEN from the coding sequence ATGAGTGCGGCGCAGACGCCGCAGCCCGTGGACGAGGCCGAGGACCGGCGACGCTGGCAGGCCGTCGGCGTCGGGTTGGTCGCCGCGTTCATGACGCTGCTCGACGTGAGCATCGTCAACGTCGCGGTGCCGTCCATCGACCGGGCGCTGCACGCCTCGTCGAGCGACCTGCAGTGGATCCTCTCCGGGTACGCGCTCACCTTCGGCCTGGCACTGGTGCCCGCCGGCCGTTTCGGCGACGCCCGCGGTCGGCGCAACGCGTTCGTCTTCGGCATCGCGCTGTTCACCCTGACCAGCGCGCTCGCCGGCCTCGCCACCTCCCCGACGTGGCTGGTCATCGCCCGACTGCTTCAGGGCGCCGCGGCCGGCATCGTCAACCCGCAGGTCATCGGGCTGATCCAACAACTCTTCCGAGGACCGGAACGGGCCCGCCCGTTCGGGCTGCTCGGCGCGACCATCGGTATCTCCACCGCCGTCGGGCCGCTGCTCGGCGGACTGCTCATCGCCATCGGCGGCGAGGATCACGGGTGGCGCTGGGTCTTCTTCGTCAACGTGCCGGTCGGCATCCTCGCAGTGATCCTCGGCTGGCGCCTGCTGCCCGGCCGTGCCGCCCACCAACGCGGCTCGCATCGACTCGACCCGGTCGGCGTCCTGCTGCTCGGCGTCGGCGTGTTCCTGGTACTGCTGCCGCTGGTGCAGGAGCAGCAGTGGCACACCCCGTGGAAGTGGGCGCTCATCCCGGTCGGCCTGGCAGTGCTGATCGCCTTCGGGCTCTGGGAGCGGCGGTACGCACGCCACCACCAGCCCCTGTTCGACCTTCGGCTGTTCAGCTTCCAGTCGTACACCCTGGGGTCGCTCATCGCGCTCGTCTACTTCGGCGGCTTCACGGCGATCTTCTTCATCTTCACCCTGTTCCTGCAGATGGGTCTCGGCTACAGCGCGCTCGTCGCCGGCCTGGCCATCACCCCGTTCGCCCTGGGTTCGGCGGCCGCCTCCGTGCTGGGTGGCCGCATCGTCAACCGCTTCGGTCGACCACTTGTCGGCATCGGTCTGCTCGCCGTGGTGGTCGGGCTGGCCGCGACGGTGGTAGCGCTGCGCCTCGCGCCGGACGCCCCAGCGCCCTGGGTCACCGCCGGCCCACTGCTCGTCGCCGGCATCGGCAGCGGGCTGGTGATCGCCCCCAACCAGACGCTCACCCTCGCCGAGGTGCCGTTACCGCAGGCAGGCAGTGGCGCGGGCATGCTGCAGACCGGTCAGCGGATCGGGGCCGCAGCCGGTATCGCCGCCGTCGGCTCGCTGTTCTTCTCGTCGGTGGCCGACAGCCGCGGCAACTGGACCATGGCCTTCGAGAAGTCCCTCACGCTGGCGGCCGGCATCATCGCGCTCGCGCTGATCGCCGCGCTGATCGACATCGTCCGCAGCCACAAACACGAGAACTGA
- a CDS encoding DUF4012 domain-containing protein translates to MTESERPTRRRSRSRRRRRARLRRALLGALVVGSLLLATGGWIGFRGWQARAHLLNAAGLARELSAQVVGGDTDRARRTLAALQEQSGAARDATADPSWRFGQRTPIAGDDLDAVRRIAVAIDELARQAFPTLLRTDLTSLVPAGGRVDLARLTAVSAELAQVDESVQRTRKDLAAVPAGSLVSQIRQALTDLRAEIDRLASLTAAADQGARLLPPLLGANGPRRYLLVSQNLAELRATGGMFGAYAMLEAENGAVKMGKQGSSASLGRFTPALKVPGEIRALWTDLPGIYPADVNLSPHFPTAASLYREMFRRSTGTTVDGVLAVDPVVLSYLLKATGPVLVPGGVPLASEKVVQTLLNDSYQRLNVKQQDDFFAASAASVFDAFFKKNVNPRVLLSAFDRAITERRILFWSARPEEQRTFGESRMAGTLPEQDTVPTVGVFLNDGSGAKLGYYLRPTANLTVGECRPDGRRELRLRVTMRSTAPKSGLSESVLGLGLAGDPYTVRTLVSIFSPAGGAVVEARLDGAETALGSGTERRRHVATTSVDVGPGVERVLEATVLTAKTGVGQAELWLTPTANPWITQVHSAPSCDQ, encoded by the coding sequence GTGACGGAGAGCGAACGGCCGACCCGGCGACGAAGCCGGTCCCGGCGTCGTCGGCGTGCCCGACTGCGACGGGCCCTTCTCGGCGCCCTGGTGGTCGGCTCGCTGCTGCTGGCGACCGGCGGGTGGATCGGCTTCCGCGGCTGGCAGGCGCGTGCTCACCTGCTCAACGCCGCAGGCCTGGCCAGGGAGTTGAGTGCCCAGGTGGTCGGCGGGGACACCGACCGCGCCCGGCGGACGCTCGCGGCGCTGCAGGAGCAGTCCGGTGCGGCCCGGGACGCGACCGCCGACCCGAGTTGGCGGTTCGGCCAGCGCACGCCGATTGCCGGCGACGATCTCGACGCCGTCCGCCGGATCGCCGTCGCCATCGACGAGCTGGCCCGGCAGGCGTTCCCGACTCTGCTTCGGACGGATCTGACGAGCCTGGTGCCGGCCGGTGGCCGGGTGGATCTCGCTCGACTCACCGCTGTCTCCGCCGAGCTGGCCCAGGTGGACGAGTCGGTGCAACGTACCCGCAAGGACCTGGCGGCGGTGCCGGCCGGCAGTCTTGTCAGCCAGATTCGGCAGGCGTTGACCGACCTACGCGCCGAGATCGACCGACTGGCCAGCCTGACCGCGGCCGCCGACCAGGGCGCCCGCCTGCTGCCGCCGCTGCTCGGCGCGAACGGACCGCGACGGTACCTGCTGGTCTCGCAGAACCTGGCCGAGCTGCGCGCCACCGGAGGCATGTTCGGCGCGTATGCGATGTTGGAGGCCGAGAACGGCGCGGTGAAGATGGGCAAGCAGGGCAGCAGTGCCTCGCTCGGCCGGTTCACCCCGGCGCTGAAGGTGCCCGGCGAGATCCGGGCGCTCTGGACCGACCTGCCCGGCATCTATCCCGCCGACGTCAATCTGTCCCCGCACTTCCCGACCGCCGCCTCGCTGTACCGCGAGATGTTCCGCCGCTCGACGGGCACCACGGTCGACGGGGTGCTTGCCGTCGACCCGGTGGTGCTGTCCTACCTGCTCAAGGCGACCGGTCCGGTGCTGGTGCCCGGTGGTGTCCCGCTTGCCAGCGAGAAGGTCGTGCAGACCCTGCTCAACGACAGCTACCAGCGGTTGAACGTCAAGCAGCAGGACGATTTCTTCGCGGCGTCAGCCGCTTCGGTCTTCGACGCCTTCTTCAAGAAGAATGTCAACCCGCGAGTGTTGTTGTCCGCATTCGACCGTGCTATCACTGAACGTCGCATATTGTTCTGGAGTGCCCGACCAGAGGAACAGCGGACATTCGGCGAGAGTCGGATGGCCGGGACGCTTCCGGAACAGGACACCGTGCCGACTGTCGGCGTGTTCCTCAACGACGGCAGCGGCGCGAAGCTCGGCTACTACCTGCGGCCGACGGCGAACCTGACAGTCGGCGAATGCCGGCCCGACGGTCGCCGCGAGCTCCGGCTGCGGGTGACCATGCGCTCGACGGCGCCGAAGTCCGGACTTAGCGAATCCGTCCTCGGCCTCGGTCTGGCTGGCGACCCGTACACCGTTCGCACCTTGGTGTCGATCTTCAGCCCGGCTGGTGGAGCGGTGGTCGAGGCCCGGCTCGACGGGGCCGAGACGGCGCTTGGCAGCGGCACCGAACGCCGCCGTCACGTGGCGACCACCAGCGTCGACGTCGGCCCCGGCGTCGAGAGGGTGCTGGAGGCCACCGTACTGACGGCCAAGACCGGCGTCGGGCAGGCCGAGCTGTGGCTGACCCCCACCGCCAACCCCTGGATCACCCAAGTTCATTCCGCACCAAGCTGTGACCAGTAG